In Pseudoxanthomonas indica, the following are encoded in one genomic region:
- a CDS encoding alpha/beta hydrolase: MRIPFAGQLGIAAGMLLLLLPALSSAQPQAGEVVIEQGTLRDEQGNPVAYEIGTLHVPENRSKPGSRLIGVGFARIRARHASEAPPIFWLPGGPGLSVLGAFASNDMGRLRTWLALANVADLVVVEQRGYSVRGEQLLVRREAEALDQPASVSASAREMKRRAHAAIAAHPDKDLSGYDIGAFADDVDALRQALGYERISLFGGSFGSQWSLAVMQKHPSRVARAVLSGVEPLNNGYDMPTPVYAALQRMAQDADRDPGLREDLPAGGMMAVIQALHNRFARGPITTQVRNEDGSQTSVVLGAEDLQLALLAHAAEPEAWPAHLLAVYRGDYARWAREVIEDRQGGDSILIGPLVDSSLGVTAERERQLRHDPALPMLGRWNFEANIASAPDWPTRDMGDDFRTPVASAIPVVLVHGDWDTSTPIDNSLELLPYFRRGHLIRVHRGGHDGAMYLLRNEPAVQEAVYGFLRTGSTEGLPEEVTLPAPAFERPAVVR; encoded by the coding sequence ATGCGCATTCCGTTCGCAGGTCAACTGGGGATAGCGGCAGGCATGCTCTTGCTGTTGCTTCCTGCGCTGTCATCGGCGCAGCCGCAAGCGGGCGAAGTGGTGATCGAACAGGGCACGCTGCGGGACGAGCAGGGCAACCCGGTGGCTTACGAAATCGGCACGTTGCATGTCCCCGAGAATCGCAGCAAGCCTGGCAGCCGGCTGATTGGCGTGGGCTTCGCCCGCATCCGCGCCCGCCACGCGAGCGAGGCGCCGCCGATCTTCTGGCTGCCCGGCGGCCCCGGCCTCAGTGTGCTGGGCGCGTTTGCCAGCAACGACATGGGCCGCTTGCGCACCTGGCTGGCGCTGGCGAACGTGGCGGATCTGGTGGTGGTCGAGCAGCGCGGCTACAGCGTGCGTGGCGAGCAGTTGCTGGTGCGGCGCGAAGCCGAGGCGCTGGACCAGCCGGCGTCCGTGTCGGCGTCCGCACGCGAGATGAAACGACGCGCGCACGCCGCCATCGCGGCCCATCCGGACAAGGATCTGTCCGGCTACGACATCGGCGCCTTCGCCGATGACGTCGATGCGTTGCGTCAGGCGCTGGGCTACGAACGCATCAGTCTGTTTGGCGGCAGCTTCGGCTCGCAATGGAGTCTGGCGGTGATGCAGAAGCATCCATCGCGCGTGGCCCGTGCGGTGCTGTCAGGCGTGGAGCCGTTGAACAATGGCTACGACATGCCGACGCCGGTGTATGCCGCCTTGCAACGCATGGCGCAGGACGCCGACCGTGATCCCGGCTTGCGGGAAGATCTCCCCGCAGGCGGAATGATGGCGGTCATCCAGGCGCTGCACAATCGATTCGCACGTGGCCCGATCACCACCCAGGTCCGCAACGAAGACGGCAGCCAGACCTCGGTGGTGCTGGGAGCGGAGGATCTGCAACTGGCCTTGCTCGCGCATGCAGCGGAACCGGAAGCCTGGCCTGCGCATCTGCTGGCCGTGTATCGCGGAGACTACGCGCGCTGGGCCCGTGAAGTGATCGAGGATCGCCAGGGCGGAGATTCCATCCTCATCGGCCCGCTGGTCGACAGCAGCCTGGGCGTCACCGCCGAACGCGAGCGCCAGCTGCGCCACGATCCGGCGCTGCCGATGCTGGGAAGATGGAACTTCGAAGCCAATATCGCCTCGGCTCCCGATTGGCCCACGCGCGACATGGGCGATGATTTCCGCACACCGGTGGCCAGCGCCATCCCGGTGGTCCTGGTGCATGGTGACTGGGATACCTCCACGCCCATCGACAACAGCCTGGAGTTGCTTCCCTACTTCCGCCGGGGCCACCTGATACGCGTCCACCGCGGTGGTCACGATGGCGCCATGTATCTGCTGCGCAATGAGCCGGCGGTGCAGGAGGCGGTCTACGGATTCCTGCGCACGGGCAGCACTGAGGGGCTGCCGGAAGAAGTGACCCTGCCGGCGCCCGCTTTCGAGCGACCGGCCGTTGTCAGATAG